A single region of the Sphingobium sp. TKS genome encodes:
- a CDS encoding indolepyruvate ferredoxin oxidoreductase family protein, whose translation MDKHAPVSLEDKWAITRGRILLNGTQALVRVLLSQAWLDQCAGLRTAGYISGYRGSPLGNVDTTLWSVGKRLEQAGIRFQPGVNEDLAVTAIAGTQQIDQVPGARYDGVYSAWYGKGPGVDRSGDAFKHGNYAGAHRNGGVVLFYGDDHSGKSSTVAYQSEQAIAANLIPSFYPADVGEILHFGLLALALSRHSGTWAAVKCVTEVVEQTASVDIDLDTFAPIMPAIPAVPPEGLHAKVRPFNPLRAEQIVVEYRLPSVIPFVRANGIDRTIFRAPEPRLAIVSAGKSYGDVRQALALLEIDEARATALGISLFKVGCIWPLDAESIAAFARGHDTLLIVEEKRSFIEAQTASALVNDPAAPRLIGKADEAGAPLLSSVTPLQPEDIARVIADRLKRLGVEFNALAPGRGAAPAGGNTLPTLRTPYFCSGCPHNRSTRIPDGSLSMTGIGCHTMAAFATPEKALLPTQMGGEGLNWTGLAPFTDTPHMFQNMGDGTYYHSGTLAIRAAVASGANMTYKILYNDAVAMTGGQPIDGPISVAKIAHQVLHEGVKRVVLLSDNPDLHRRDRAMPAAVAIHHRDALERIQRELRETQGCTVLIYEQTCAAEKRRRRKRGELPDPPKRMFIAEDVCEGCGDCTVQSSCMSIMPKETAFGRKRTIDQSSCNKDYSCADGFCPSFITVRDAEPVRPRGADIDDTLFEGLPEPRRVEGSWNIMVAGVGGTGVITVGALIAMAAHVEGRAVSLFDMTGLAQKNGAVFSHIRVAATSGEIRTQRLGRGEADLLIAFDLIAALSSDAIATLRHGHTRVLANSFVMPTAAFQSDRDAPSEAEILMARLIASAGEDRCIQIDAAALARRITGDTMAANLVLLGMAAQSGLLPVSTVALERAIMLNGVAVKANITAMRLGRVLVADAARLDHLTADRADRAVTPQTFEDIVTHRSAHLSRYQDDVLAKRYRDKMAVVHEAEQRAAARSEALSRVVAVNYARLLAIKDEYEVARMLTDPVLRRSLSETFGDGARLSFNMAPPFLPGRAANGRPRKREIPWWLAFPALRLLAQMRGLRGTALDIFGSTAERRRERALLRDYEALVDRTVARLSADNLAAATRLLDEVSAVRGYGPVKDEAMSRYFDKIRADERLFSDGDALDQPDVAAFAT comes from the coding sequence ATGGACAAACATGCCCCCGTTTCGCTAGAAGACAAATGGGCTATCACGCGCGGCCGCATCCTGTTGAACGGGACGCAAGCGCTGGTCCGCGTCCTTTTGTCGCAGGCGTGGCTGGATCAGTGTGCCGGGCTTAGGACGGCCGGCTATATCAGCGGGTATCGCGGCTCGCCGCTCGGCAACGTGGACACCACGCTTTGGTCTGTCGGTAAACGCCTCGAACAGGCGGGTATCCGGTTTCAGCCTGGCGTCAACGAGGATTTGGCAGTCACCGCTATCGCGGGCACGCAGCAGATCGATCAGGTCCCCGGCGCGCGCTACGATGGGGTATATTCCGCGTGGTATGGTAAAGGCCCCGGGGTCGACCGATCCGGTGATGCCTTCAAGCACGGCAATTACGCGGGCGCCCATCGCAACGGCGGGGTCGTGCTTTTCTACGGCGACGATCACTCGGGCAAATCCTCCACCGTGGCGTACCAGAGCGAACAGGCGATCGCGGCGAACCTGATCCCGTCCTTCTATCCCGCGGATGTCGGCGAAATATTGCACTTTGGTTTGCTGGCTCTCGCATTGTCACGCCATTCGGGAACCTGGGCTGCGGTGAAATGCGTAACAGAAGTTGTGGAACAGACCGCGTCTGTCGACATCGATCTCGATACGTTCGCGCCGATTATGCCCGCGATCCCTGCTGTGCCGCCTGAAGGGCTGCACGCGAAGGTCCGACCGTTCAATCCGCTGCGTGCCGAACAGATCGTAGTGGAATACCGCTTGCCGTCGGTCATACCATTCGTGCGCGCGAACGGGATCGACCGCACGATATTTCGCGCGCCCGAGCCGCGCCTTGCGATCGTGAGTGCGGGCAAGAGTTACGGAGACGTGCGGCAGGCGCTGGCGCTGTTGGAAATCGACGAGGCGCGCGCGACGGCTCTGGGCATCTCGCTATTCAAAGTCGGTTGCATTTGGCCGCTTGATGCTGAAAGCATCGCCGCATTCGCGCGCGGGCACGACACGTTGCTGATTGTCGAGGAAAAGAGGAGCTTTATCGAGGCTCAGACGGCCTCGGCGCTGGTCAACGACCCAGCAGCGCCTCGCCTCATCGGCAAGGCGGACGAGGCGGGTGCTCCGTTGCTCTCGTCCGTCACGCCGCTACAACCCGAGGACATCGCGCGGGTCATTGCGGATCGCCTGAAACGGCTCGGGGTGGAATTCAATGCGCTCGCGCCGGGGCGCGGGGCGGCGCCCGCCGGGGGCAATACGCTGCCTACCTTGCGCACGCCCTATTTCTGTTCCGGATGCCCGCACAACCGATCGACGCGGATCCCCGATGGGAGCCTCTCGATGACCGGCATTGGCTGTCACACGATGGCGGCCTTCGCCACGCCCGAAAAAGCGTTGCTGCCGACGCAAATGGGCGGCGAGGGTCTTAACTGGACGGGGCTGGCACCTTTTACCGACACGCCGCACATGTTCCAGAACATGGGAGACGGCACCTATTACCATTCCGGCACGCTCGCGATCCGGGCCGCCGTCGCGTCCGGCGCCAACATGACCTACAAGATCCTCTATAACGACGCGGTGGCGATGACCGGGGGACAGCCGATCGATGGGCCAATATCGGTCGCGAAGATCGCGCACCAGGTGCTTCACGAAGGGGTGAAGCGGGTTGTCCTGCTCAGCGACAATCCCGATTTGCACCGGCGCGACCGCGCCATGCCCGCCGCCGTCGCAATCCATCACCGGGACGCGCTCGAGCGCATCCAGCGCGAATTGCGGGAGACGCAGGGCTGCACGGTCCTGATCTACGAGCAGACCTGTGCGGCGGAAAAACGCAGGCGCCGCAAACGCGGCGAGCTTCCCGATCCTCCCAAGCGCATGTTCATTGCGGAGGATGTCTGCGAAGGGTGCGGAGACTGCACCGTCCAGTCGAGCTGCATGAGCATCATGCCGAAGGAAACCGCGTTCGGCCGCAAGCGGACGATCGATCAGTCCAGCTGTAACAAGGATTATAGCTGCGCAGACGGCTTTTGTCCGTCGTTCATCACCGTGCGCGATGCCGAACCTGTTCGGCCCCGCGGCGCGGATATCGACGATACGCTGTTTGAGGGCCTGCCTGAGCCGCGCCGGGTCGAAGGATCCTGGAACATCATGGTTGCGGGCGTCGGCGGCACGGGCGTTATCACCGTCGGTGCGTTGATTGCCATGGCGGCGCATGTCGAGGGACGAGCCGTCTCGTTGTTCGACATGACCGGTCTCGCGCAAAAAAATGGGGCGGTCTTTAGCCACATACGGGTTGCCGCTACGTCCGGCGAAATACGCACGCAAAGACTCGGCCGCGGCGAGGCAGACCTTCTGATCGCTTTCGACCTGATCGCAGCGCTCTCGTCCGACGCAATCGCCACCTTGCGGCATGGCCACACACGCGTTCTTGCCAACAGCTTCGTGATGCCGACGGCCGCATTCCAGAGCGACCGCGATGCCCCGTCGGAGGCAGAAATCCTGATGGCGCGCCTCATCGCCAGCGCGGGCGAAGACCGTTGCATTCAGATCGATGCGGCCGCGCTGGCACGCCGCATCACCGGGGATACGATGGCGGCGAACCTCGTCCTGCTGGGCATGGCCGCCCAATCCGGCCTGCTGCCGGTATCGACCGTCGCGCTGGAACGCGCCATTATGCTGAACGGGGTTGCGGTAAAGGCCAACATCACGGCCATGCGCCTGGGCCGCGTGCTTGTCGCGGACGCAGCCCGCTTGGACCATCTCACGGCCGACCGGGCGGATCGCGCTGTGACTCCGCAGACGTTCGAAGACATTGTGACCCATCGTTCCGCGCATCTTTCGCGCTATCAGGACGACGTCCTTGCCAAACGGTATCGCGATAAAATGGCGGTCGTCCACGAAGCGGAGCAGCGGGCCGCCGCCCGGTCCGAGGCGCTCTCACGCGTGGTTGCGGTGAACTATGCGAGGCTTCTGGCGATCAAGGATGAATATGAGGTGGCGCGGATGCTGACGGATCCGGTGCTGCGGCGGAGCCTGTCAGAAACGTTCGGAGACGGCGCGCGACTGAGCTTCAACATGGCACCGCCGTTTTTACCTGGCCGGGCGGCGAACGGCCGACCACGCAAGCGGGAAATTCCCTGGTGGCTTGCTTTCCCGGCGCTACGACTGCTGGCCCAAATGCGGGGATTGCGCGGAACCGCGCTCGATATCTTCGGCAGCACTGCAGAGCGCCGACGAGAGCGCGCCTTGTTGCGGGATTACGAGGCGCTTGTCGATCGCACGGTCGCGCGTCTTTCCGCCGACAATCTTGCGGCAGCAACCAGGCTGCTGGACGAAGTCTCTGCGGTGCGGGGATATGGCCCCGTGAAGGACGAGGCCATGTCGCGGTATTTCGACAAAATTCGCGCCGACGAACGTCTTTTCAGTGACGGAGACGCGCTGGATCAGCCTGACGTGGCAGCTTTTGCGACGTAA
- a CDS encoding TetR/AcrR family transcriptional regulator — protein sequence MKIETQLRQPMDENDTSNIRDRLIRVAARHFAEHGFQGASQRAIQREVGVNNSTVNYYFGSKESLYCAVLEEALSRIQATRISGFHNIPIDLNQHDHIRALMTAYLGAHLRESGSETGYNYLRIVASLHLVVPDIAVTLLQDRIAPVRELYVDALAKLFPNVSRNRIYEMLSLTVGLAALAPFRFGAPRLNEKTINRMIDEVVTISTAAFETHCDVPEDDD from the coding sequence TTGAAAATCGAAACGCAACTACGGCAACCAATGGACGAGAATGACACATCGAACATCAGAGACCGGCTGATCCGAGTCGCTGCGCGCCACTTCGCGGAGCATGGGTTCCAAGGCGCCAGTCAACGCGCGATCCAGCGCGAGGTCGGCGTCAATAATTCTACCGTAAACTATTATTTTGGCTCGAAAGAATCGCTATATTGCGCGGTTCTCGAAGAAGCGTTGTCGCGGATTCAAGCAACCCGCATCTCCGGGTTCCACAACATCCCCATTGATCTTAATCAGCATGATCACATTCGCGCGCTGATGACGGCTTATCTCGGGGCGCACTTGCGGGAATCGGGAAGTGAGACGGGTTACAACTACTTACGAATCGTGGCTAGCTTGCACCTCGTTGTGCCCGATATTGCCGTCACGCTGCTTCAGGATCGCATAGCGCCCGTCCGCGAACTCTATGTCGATGCACTCGCCAAGCTATTTCCCAATGTGTCGCGAAACCGTATCTATGAAATGTTGAGCCTGACGGTGGGCCTTGCTGCGCTGGCCCCGTTTCGCTTTGGAGCACCCCGGCTGAACGAGAAAACGATCAACCGAATGATTGATGAGGTCGTCACCATCTCGACGGCGGCATTCGAAACGCACTGCGACGTCCCTGAGGACGATGATTGA
- a CDS encoding TonB-dependent receptor gives MIRLFSSVGVAALAIGAATAANAQAAAPESTSSQTAAPVDNLIGDIVVTAQKRSESLQRVPVAVTAVTGAELARSGITDLAGVTAVVPNLNLGQQLGVAKIALRGIGLENISAGAEGSIAFHVDGVFISRSIAALSSFYDIQQVEVLRGPQGTLYGRNATGGSINITTRSPTQDLSGYARVTVGNYARVTTEGAISGAIIPGVLAARIAFQTQDHNGYGRNIVTGTRIDDQNTRGFRGSLLFTPSDRLTVDVKADYFRESDRSGAYHYFGAGGFDLAGNPVVPTGLTSGGTVPANVRDISNDSDPSNNVKFWGVSGKISYELSDSVQLSSLTAFRRTDYTTLADLDSTSAKLAPTTQFERDRQLSQEFQLSGKADRLNWLVGLYYFHENDAGAIDIPFNNHIVGFPLPGTFVQGFYGGGVIKTDALAAFGQATYEVVDNLRLTLGARYSTEKKTNQDQVLFDFLTPYNPATRAPFTLPERSKRFKSFTPRIALDYQATPDVLVYGSWSKGFKSGTYNLGTGQAPVNPEKVSAFEAGLKSTLLDRRLRLNLAGFHYKYKDLQVGKVVQTVLNLENAATANIYGLEAEVLAKITPQFEVTLNGAWLHARFDNYISSDAARPAGDGSGVLDPTTHLPAFNLHGNRLSQSPDFTFFIAPQYTIPTDAGSFALRGELSWRDKVFFTPFNVNATSQAANARVNLFLNWESNNSKVTASLFVKNLTNKTIIGNSYVSTSLVGFPVNGYLEEPRTWGATVGYKF, from the coding sequence ATGATCCGGCTATTTTCTTCGGTAGGTGTGGCCGCGCTGGCGATCGGGGCCGCAACGGCGGCGAACGCGCAGGCTGCGGCCCCGGAATCCACGAGCTCGCAGACGGCGGCGCCCGTCGACAATTTGATCGGGGACATAGTCGTCACCGCTCAAAAGCGCTCGGAATCGCTGCAAAGAGTCCCTGTCGCGGTGACCGCCGTTACCGGAGCGGAGCTTGCGCGTAGCGGGATTACCGATCTGGCCGGTGTCACGGCGGTAGTTCCAAACCTTAATCTTGGGCAGCAACTGGGTGTCGCCAAGATAGCACTTCGCGGTATCGGGCTGGAAAACATCTCGGCAGGTGCCGAAGGTAGTATCGCTTTCCATGTCGATGGAGTGTTCATCTCACGCTCGATCGCGGCATTGTCGAGCTTCTATGATATCCAGCAGGTCGAAGTGCTGCGCGGCCCGCAGGGCACGCTTTACGGCCGGAACGCCACCGGCGGATCGATCAACATCACGACACGCAGCCCGACGCAGGATCTGAGCGGGTACGCACGAGTGACTGTGGGCAATTATGCGCGTGTCACGACCGAAGGCGCCATCAGCGGCGCGATCATTCCCGGTGTGCTTGCGGCACGAATCGCGTTTCAAACCCAGGACCACAACGGTTATGGCCGAAATATCGTCACGGGTACGCGAATCGATGATCAGAACACGCGCGGCTTTCGCGGTAGCCTGCTTTTCACGCCGTCCGATCGACTGACGGTTGATGTCAAGGCGGACTATTTTCGCGAAAGCGATCGTTCGGGCGCGTATCACTATTTCGGCGCGGGCGGGTTTGACCTTGCCGGCAATCCGGTTGTTCCCACAGGTTTGACGTCGGGCGGCACCGTTCCGGCCAACGTCCGCGACATTAGCAATGATAGCGACCCCAGCAATAATGTGAAGTTCTGGGGCGTGAGCGGTAAGATCAGCTACGAGCTGTCGGATTCGGTCCAGTTGAGCTCGCTCACGGCGTTCCGGCGGACGGATTACACCACGCTAGCGGATCTCGATTCCACGAGTGCGAAGCTGGCGCCGACCACCCAGTTCGAGCGGGATCGGCAGTTGAGCCAGGAATTCCAGCTTTCCGGAAAAGCGGACCGTTTAAACTGGCTCGTCGGCCTCTATTACTTTCATGAAAACGATGCCGGCGCGATCGATATTCCGTTTAACAATCACATCGTCGGGTTTCCTCTCCCGGGAACTTTCGTACAGGGGTTCTACGGCGGCGGCGTGATCAAGACCGACGCGCTCGCCGCGTTCGGCCAGGCGACCTACGAAGTGGTTGACAATCTGCGTCTAACGCTCGGCGCGCGCTACAGCACTGAAAAGAAGACCAACCAGGATCAGGTTCTTTTCGACTTCCTGACGCCTTACAATCCCGCGACGCGCGCGCCGTTCACGTTGCCTGAGCGGAGCAAGCGGTTCAAGTCATTCACGCCGCGCATCGCTCTAGACTATCAGGCCACGCCTGATGTGTTGGTGTATGGTTCCTGGTCGAAAGGCTTCAAATCCGGAACGTACAACCTCGGCACCGGTCAGGCGCCGGTCAACCCCGAAAAGGTCAGCGCGTTCGAGGCGGGTCTGAAGTCGACGTTGCTCGATCGCCGCCTGCGACTGAACCTCGCCGGATTCCACTACAAGTATAAGGATCTTCAGGTCGGTAAAGTTGTGCAGACGGTGTTGAATCTCGAAAATGCCGCAACGGCCAACATCTATGGTCTCGAGGCCGAGGTTCTGGCCAAAATCACGCCGCAGTTCGAAGTGACACTGAACGGCGCTTGGTTGCACGCGCGCTTCGACAATTACATCTCCTCCGATGCTGCGCGTCCGGCAGGCGACGGATCGGGTGTGCTCGATCCCACCACGCATTTGCCGGCGTTCAATCTGCACGGAAACAGGCTTTCGCAGTCGCCTGACTTCACCTTTTTCATTGCGCCGCAATATACAATTCCCACCGACGCGGGCAGTTTCGCCCTACGTGGCGAGTTGAGCTGGAGGGACAAGGTCTTTTTCACGCCGTTTAACGTAAATGCCACGAGCCAGGCAGCGAATGCGCGCGTCAACTTGTTCCTGAACTGGGAGTCCAATAACAGCAAGGTTACTGCATCGCTGTTCGTGAAGAACCTCACCAACAAGACCATTATCGGCAACTCCTACGTCAGCACCTCGCTCGTCGGCTTTCCGGTGAATGGCTATCTCGAGGAACCTCGCACTTGGGGTGCGACAGTCGGGTATAAGTTTTGA
- a CDS encoding MFS transporter, with the protein MASDFRQHWRTLAGCTIAASIGTFGLHSYTSGAFVPELAKHAGFTRGEMSLATLILCATIAVSAPFVGALMDRYGALRIVSVAVVGEAAAFALLGLIRANFPSYASGIFILAVLGVGTTPPGFARMVTARFDRSRVLALGVLISGLCVVAIAGPVWMTAVIQHLGWRGGYFALAGLVLLLGGGGVLLTRSDGTMPEAQGNTDESQSRARAGGYAPLRRPLFWMMLLGFAAPAVFCGGYILHLITLLRERGFSRGEAAQIQALIGVAVLAGRLGSGWALDHFPAQRVAACTAFVSGLACALLLQSDPVLLCIAALGIGLTIGAELDVMAYLLSRYFGLDSFGRLYALAYACLITSAGVSPVLINWIADFGGGYGAALITSTIGTISGAAVLMLLPNPPVSAAWGTIAETSSRHRLADPVDPATVAET; encoded by the coding sequence ATGGCCAGCGATTTTCGCCAGCATTGGCGGACGCTCGCGGGCTGCACCATCGCCGCCTCCATCGGCACGTTCGGGCTGCATAGTTATACCAGTGGCGCTTTCGTGCCTGAACTCGCGAAGCATGCTGGCTTCACGCGCGGCGAGATGTCGCTTGCCACCCTGATCTTGTGCGCGACGATTGCCGTGAGCGCCCCGTTCGTCGGTGCCTTGATGGACCGCTATGGCGCCCTGAGGATCGTTAGCGTTGCTGTCGTGGGTGAAGCGGCGGCCTTTGCCTTGCTTGGTCTGATCCGGGCGAACTTTCCGTCCTATGCGTCGGGCATCTTCATTCTCGCGGTGTTGGGCGTCGGTACGACGCCGCCTGGCTTTGCCAGAATGGTGACTGCGCGCTTCGATCGATCGCGCGTGCTGGCGCTCGGCGTGCTGATCAGCGGTCTTTGTGTGGTCGCGATCGCCGGTCCGGTCTGGATGACGGCCGTGATCCAACATCTTGGTTGGCGAGGGGGCTATTTCGCGCTGGCCGGGCTTGTGCTTCTACTTGGAGGCGGCGGCGTGCTTCTGACTAGGAGCGACGGCACGATGCCGGAGGCGCAGGGCAACACAGATGAGTCCCAAAGCCGCGCCAGAGCGGGCGGCTACGCGCCGTTGCGGCGCCCGCTCTTCTGGATGATGCTTCTGGGCTTTGCCGCCCCGGCGGTGTTTTGTGGAGGATATATACTCCACTTGATCACGTTGCTGCGGGAGCGCGGTTTCAGCCGAGGCGAAGCAGCGCAGATCCAGGCGCTTATCGGCGTGGCCGTGCTGGCCGGGCGGTTGGGATCGGGGTGGGCCCTCGACCACTTCCCCGCGCAGCGCGTCGCCGCTTGCACAGCTTTCGTTTCCGGTCTGGCCTGCGCCTTATTGCTTCAATCCGACCCGGTGCTTTTGTGCATCGCTGCGCTAGGCATCGGCCTGACCATCGGCGCAGAACTGGACGTGATGGCCTATCTCCTTTCCCGGTATTTTGGCCTCGACAGCTTCGGACGACTGTACGCTTTGGCTTATGCCTGCCTGATCACGTCGGCGGGCGTCAGCCCGGTGCTGATCAATTGGATTGCCGATTTCGGCGGTGGATACGGCGCTGCGCTCATCACGTCGACAATCGGCACGATATCCGGAGCGGCCGTTCTGATGCTCTTGCCCAATCCGCCGGTGTCGGCGGCATGGGGCACGATCGCTGAGACTTCGTCTCGGCACCGCCTTGCCGACCCCGTGGACCCTGCCACGGTGGCGGAGACATGA
- a CDS encoding amidohydrolase family protein, producing MSGQKKTLIRGASIVSMDSAIGDLPRGDILIVDDRIVEVAPSISADDAEIIDATGMIASPGFVDTHRHVWQTQLKGVAIDWSLFDYSCLMRSMYSICYEADDAYLGNYVGALDAINAGITSIVDHSHLQITPEHSDGLVKGLKDAGIRGVMCYGLYRNPKYKPGDTLTVAQVVDEVSGPLEEFHKVNATRVRDQHFSSNDGLLRFGIAASEFVVSPGPEPVLEEMAWVRTLDPALVSIHIGFGVNEGFRVVPLLHEHGMLGDDLLFVHGAHLTDYDLALLKQHGGWLSTTPETELQMGMGYPVLERVVESGSTPSLGIDIASNFAGDMFAQMRLMLQTMRFRHYEIANAGLPVASRYAARKMLEFATLGGARVMGMDSYTGSITPGKKADLLLTRMDSVNMSPVIDPIAALVFYADAGDIDSVWVDGVARKRHGKLTGLDWSAVRSSLVTSRNGIYEKFRKIPEQQIRDYWSPLWKIEMPAIELPLATAGA from the coding sequence ATGTCTGGCCAAAAGAAAACGCTGATCCGTGGTGCATCGATTGTCAGCATGGATTCGGCGATCGGCGATCTTCCGCGCGGTGATATCCTGATCGTCGATGATCGCATCGTCGAGGTCGCGCCATCGATTTCGGCCGACGACGCCGAAATCATCGATGCGACCGGCATGATCGCCAGTCCCGGCTTCGTCGATACCCACCGCCACGTCTGGCAGACGCAGCTGAAGGGCGTGGCGATCGACTGGAGCCTGTTCGACTATAGCTGTCTGATGCGGTCGATGTATTCGATCTGCTATGAAGCCGACGATGCCTATCTGGGCAACTATGTCGGCGCGCTCGATGCCATCAACGCCGGCATCACGTCGATCGTCGACCACAGCCATTTGCAGATCACGCCCGAGCATTCGGATGGGCTCGTCAAGGGACTGAAGGACGCCGGTATTCGCGGCGTGATGTGTTACGGTCTGTATCGCAACCCCAAGTACAAGCCGGGCGACACGCTCACAGTTGCGCAGGTGGTGGACGAAGTCTCCGGCCCGCTCGAAGAGTTTCACAAGGTCAATGCGACGCGTGTGCGGGACCAGCATTTTTCGTCAAACGACGGGCTGCTGCGGTTCGGGATCGCCGCGAGCGAGTTCGTCGTGTCGCCAGGTCCGGAGCCGGTGCTCGAGGAGATGGCGTGGGTACGGACGCTGGATCCCGCGCTCGTCAGCATTCACATCGGGTTCGGTGTGAACGAAGGGTTCCGCGTCGTTCCCCTGCTCCACGAACATGGCATGCTGGGCGATGACCTCCTCTTCGTTCACGGGGCGCACCTTACCGACTACGATCTGGCGCTGCTCAAGCAGCATGGCGGATGGCTGTCGACCACGCCCGAGACCGAATTGCAGATGGGCATGGGCTATCCCGTGCTGGAGCGCGTGGTGGAAAGCGGCAGCACGCCCTCGCTCGGCATCGACATCGCCTCGAACTTCGCGGGCGACATGTTCGCGCAGATGCGCCTGATGCTCCAGACCATGCGCTTCCGCCATTATGAGATCGCGAACGCGGGCCTCCCGGTCGCGTCACGCTATGCGGCGCGCAAGATGCTCGAATTCGCCACGCTCGGTGGTGCGCGGGTGATGGGGATGGACAGCTACACCGGCAGCATCACGCCCGGAAAGAAAGCCGATCTCCTTCTGACGCGGATGGACAGCGTCAATATGAGCCCCGTCATCGATCCCATCGCGGCGCTAGTCTTCTATGCCGATGCGGGCGACATCGATTCCGTCTGGGTCGATGGCGTGGCGCGCAAGCGGCACGGCAAGCTGACGGGGCTGGACTGGTCGGCCGTCCGCTCCAGCCTGGTGACCTCGCGGAACGGCATTTACGAGAAGTTCCGCAAGATTCCCGAGCAGCAGATCCGGGACTATTGGTCGCCCCTCTGGAAGATCGAAATGCCCGCCATCGAGCTTCCGCTTGCCACGGCGGGGGCATGA
- the fahA gene encoding fumarylacetoacetase, which translates to MTVALDHTHDAAARSWIEAANGEGADFPIQNLPLGVFSTGSAGPRCGVAIGDQILDLKLAAERELIEGPAAATLSVENLDRLFALGRPAMRALRHAVFALLREDNDRRDGSLLHPMRDCTLLLPTSVRSFTDFYVGIHHAIRCADVLGQGENPLPPNYHTMPLGYNGRASTVRVSGENVRRPIGMRKPIGQPQSSFGACEWLDFELEMGFYIGPGNPVGEPVAIDQAEDQVVGYCLLNDWSARDIQLFEMAPLGAFNSKSLSTSISPWVVTADALEPFRIAPMKRLPGAGPVPAYLDGAADQECGGIDVTLTATLSTAAMRAAGAPAAHLLETGSRYLYWTCAQMVAQQSVTGCCLMPGDLIGTGTISGPDQASYASLFELSVGGREPLVLPNGERRMFLEDGDEVSFTGRCSRDGFVPIGFGACSAQILPALA; encoded by the coding sequence ATGACTGTGGCTCTCGATCATACGCATGACGCCGCAGCCAGGAGCTGGATCGAAGCCGCCAATGGGGAGGGGGCCGATTTTCCGATCCAGAACCTGCCGCTTGGCGTGTTCTCGACTGGGTCGGCAGGTCCGCGTTGCGGCGTGGCGATCGGCGATCAGATTCTGGATCTGAAGCTGGCCGCGGAGCGCGAGTTGATCGAAGGTCCAGCGGCCGCGACGCTGTCGGTTGAAAACCTCGATCGTCTGTTCGCGCTCGGGCGCCCAGCGATGCGTGCGCTTCGTCATGCCGTGTTCGCGCTGCTCCGTGAGGACAATGACCGGCGCGACGGCAGCCTGCTGCACCCGATGCGGGATTGCACCCTGCTCCTGCCGACGTCCGTTCGCAGCTTTACCGATTTCTACGTCGGCATTCATCATGCAATTCGTTGCGCGGACGTTCTTGGGCAAGGCGAGAACCCGCTTCCGCCCAATTATCACACAATGCCGCTTGGGTATAACGGGCGTGCATCCACCGTCCGCGTAAGCGGGGAAAATGTCCGTCGGCCGATCGGGATGCGCAAGCCCATCGGTCAGCCGCAGTCAAGCTTCGGTGCCTGCGAATGGCTCGATTTCGAACTGGAAATGGGATTCTACATCGGCCCCGGAAATCCCGTCGGCGAGCCGGTGGCGATCGATCAGGCAGAAGACCAGGTAGTCGGCTATTGCCTGCTCAACGACTGGTCGGCGCGCGACATCCAGTTGTTCGAGATGGCGCCGCTCGGGGCCTTTAATTCCAAGAGCCTCAGCACCTCGATTTCCCCCTGGGTCGTCACCGCCGACGCCCTGGAGCCGTTCCGGATCGCGCCGATGAAACGCCTGCCTGGCGCGGGGCCGGTCCCGGCCTATCTGGATGGGGCAGCGGATCAGGAATGCGGCGGCATCGACGTCACGCTAACCGCGACGCTGTCCACCGCCGCCATGCGCGCGGCGGGCGCACCGGCGGCCCATCTGCTCGAAACCGGATCGCGCTATCTTTATTGGACCTGCGCGCAGATGGTGGCGCAGCAGTCCGTCACAGGGTGCTGCCTGATGCCGGGAGACCTGATCGGCACGGGCACGATCTCCGGACCTGATCAGGCCAGTTACGCCAGCCTGTTCGAACTGTCGGTCGGAGGGCGGGAGCCGCTCGTTCTCCCCAACGGCGAACGGCGGATGTTCCTCGAGGATGGCGACGAGGTCAGCTTTACAGGCCGGTGCAGCCGTGACGGGTTTGTCCCGATCGGCTTCGGAGCCTGCTCCGCCCAGATCCTGCCGGCGCTCGCGTGA
- a CDS encoding DUF1330 domain-containing protein — translation MTIYIVSAMDKHDERLYAEYEADAHATFAGHDDIEILAISDHVRAIEGEPPGQRMVLIRAADEAAFDRWYHSPAYQAAKAKRLAASHARFTVMLD, via the coding sequence ATGACCATCTACATCGTCAGCGCCATGGATAAACACGACGAGCGCCTCTATGCCGAATATGAGGCGGATGCCCACGCGACCTTCGCCGGGCATGACGATATCGAAATTCTGGCCATCTCCGATCACGTCCGCGCCATCGAGGGCGAGCCACCGGGACAACGTATGGTTCTGATCCGCGCTGCGGACGAGGCAGCGTTCGACCGCTGGTACCACTCGCCCGCGTACCAAGCCGCGAAAGCGAAGCGGCTTGCCGCCTCGCATGCCCGGTTCACGGTGATGTTGGACTAG